The genomic DNA GAACTGGCCAGGGTGTTGGGCGGCGCCGTGGGCGCCTCGCGTCCGCCGGCGGACGAGGGGTGGGTGCCCATCACCTGGCAGATCGGCCAGACGGGGAAGTCCATTCGGCCGAATCTCTACCTGGCCGTGGGCATCTCCGGGGCGGCGCAGCATGTGGCGGGTGTCTCGGGCGCCCGCACCATCGTCGCCATCAACAAAGATCCGGAGGCCCCGATCTTCTCGCTGGCCCACTTCGGCCTGGTGGGCGACTACCGGCAGATCGTGCCGGCCCTCATCGCACGCCTCAAGGACGCCGCGGGCACCTAGGGGATGGACATCACCTGGCTGCGCGGTCTGGCCGCCCTGCTGCTGCTCGCGCTGGCCGGGGGGATCGCCGGCCGCAAACTGTGGTTCGTCTACCGCCTGATCCGCCTGGGCCACGGGCCGGTGCCGCTGGCACCCCTCTCCCGGGGCCTGCGGCATCTGCTCGTCCAGGTGGTGGGACACACCAAGGTCTTCCGCCGCTTTACCTCGGGGCTGCTCCACCTGTTCATCTTCTGGGGGTTCCTGGTGCTGCTGACCACGATCCTGCAGGCCTTCGGGGAGGCCTTCGTCCCGGGCTGGACGCTGCCGGTGGTCGGCGAGGCGGCCTGGCTGGTCGCGCTCCAGGACCTCTTCATCGTCCTGGTCCTGGTCGGAATCCTCCTCGCCCTCTACCTGCGGCTGGTCGTCCGCCCGTGGCGGCTGCAGACCCAGGATCAGTTCGGCGCCTACCTCATCCTGGGGTTGATCACCGGCATCATGACCACTCTGCTGCTGACCCGGGCGGCCGGCATCGCCCTGGGCCGTGCCGGGTGGGCGCAGGCGGCCTTCGCCTCGCGCGCCGTCGCCGGGGGGCTCGACACCCTGCCGGAGGCCGCCGCCCGGGGGATCTTCGAAGTCGCCTGGTGGGTGCATCTGGGCCTCATCCTCTACTTCCTGACCTGGATTCCCGAGGGCAAGCACCTGCACCTCATCACGCTGATCCCCAACGTCCTGCTGCAACGGGCCCGCCCGCGCGGGGCGCTGGCGCTCCTCGACATCGAAGGGGCCCATCGTCTGGGTGCGTCGCGCGCCGAGCACTTCACCTGGAAGGACAACCTGGATGCCTTCGCCTGCATGGAGTGCGGCCGGTGCACGGAAGTCTGCCCGGCCAACAACACCGGCAAGGAATTGGATCCCCGCCGGCTTCATACTGATCTGAGGAAGCAGTTGACGGCGGTCGGAGCGCAGTTGTTGGCCGGGCGGTCATCTGACGACGTCGCCCGACCTCCTCTGGTAGGCGAGGTCTTTTCTGAGGCCTTCCTCTGGCAGTGCCTCTCCTGCGGCGCCTGCGTCGAGGAGTGTCCCGCAGACAACGATCACATCGACAAGATCGTGGAGATGCGGCGGTACCTGGTGATGGAGGAAGCCCGCCTGCCGGAGCCGATGACGCAGGCGCTGCGCAGCCTGGAGGCGCGCGGCCACCCCTTCCGCGGGGCGGCCGTGACCCGGACCGCCTGGACCGCAGGGGCGGAGGTGGCGCGGTTCGACCTGGGCGGCCGGGCGGAGTGGCTGCTCTGGGTGGGCTGCGCCGCCGCGCTCAACGAGGGCAACCACGCCTCGCTGCGGGCCCTGGTGGGGTTGTTGCGCGCGGCCGGGGTCGAGGTGGGCATCCTGGGCGAGGAGGAGACGTGCACCGGCGATCCGGCGCGCCGGATCGGCCACGAGTACCTGTTCCAGACCCTGGCCCGGCAGAACATCGCCACCCTGGCCCGCCACGGCGTGACGCGCATCGTCACCCCCTGTCCCCACTGCTACAATACATTGAAGAACGAGTATCCGGCCCTGGGCGGCCGGTACGAGGTGTGGCACCATACGCAGCTCCTGGCCCGCTTCATCGACGAAGGGAAACTCCGTCCGGCGCGGGGCCTGGCGCAGCGGATCACCTTTCACGATCCCTGTTACCTGGGACGCCACAACGGCGAGTACGCGGCGCCGCGGCGGATTCTGGACGCCATCCCGCAGGTGCGCC from Armatimonadota bacterium includes the following:
- a CDS encoding heterodisulfide reductase-related iron-sulfur binding cluster; the protein is MDITWLRGLAALLLLALAGGIAGRKLWFVYRLIRLGHGPVPLAPLSRGLRHLLVQVVGHTKVFRRFTSGLLHLFIFWGFLVLLTTILQAFGEAFVPGWTLPVVGEAAWLVALQDLFIVLVLVGILLALYLRLVVRPWRLQTQDQFGAYLILGLITGIMTTLLLTRAAGIALGRAGWAQAAFASRAVAGGLDTLPEAAARGIFEVAWWVHLGLILYFLTWIPEGKHLHLITLIPNVLLQRARPRGALALLDIEGAHRLGASRAEHFTWKDNLDAFACMECGRCTEVCPANNTGKELDPRRLHTDLRKQLTAVGAQLLAGRSSDDVARPPLVGEVFSEAFLWQCLSCGACVEECPADNDHIDKIVEMRRYLVMEEARLPEPMTQALRSLEARGHPFRGAAVTRTAWTAGAEVARFDLGGRAEWLLWVGCAAALNEGNHASLRALVGLLRAAGVEVGILGEEETCTGDPARRIGHEYLFQTLARQNIATLARHGVTRIVTPCPHCYNTLKNEYPALGGRYEVWHHTQLLARFIDEGKLRPARGLAQRITFHDPCYLGRHNGEYAAPRRILDAIPQVRRVEMARCRDRAFCCGAGGGLYWHEDRAGERVSHVRSRHIAATGADIVATACPFCALMLEDAGKATDARAHPMDVAELLLRGTTGG